The Novosphingobium kaempferiae genome includes a window with the following:
- a CDS encoding disulfide bond formation protein B: MAVSVAAPVRAARWLALGVPVFLLGGALVSQYVFGLHPCEMCWWQRYPHMFAILLGLLAFFWRPVRPLVAVAALAVLVSGLIGGFHAGVEYGWWEGMTACTASPFAAGGDPLDAIMKAPVIRCDVAPWSLLGVSLAGWNFLFSTAGALAVFGLIARSGKA, encoded by the coding sequence ATGGCCGTTTCCGTCGCCGCGCCCGTGCGCGCCGCCCGCTGGCTTGCGCTGGGCGTGCCCGTTTTCCTGCTCGGTGGCGCGCTGGTGAGCCAGTATGTCTTCGGGCTGCATCCTTGCGAGATGTGCTGGTGGCAGCGCTATCCGCACATGTTCGCGATCCTGCTGGGGCTGCTCGCCTTCTTCTGGAGGCCGGTGCGCCCGCTGGTGGCCGTGGCGGCGCTGGCGGTGCTCGTCTCCGGATTGATCGGCGGCTTCCACGCAGGCGTTGAATACGGTTGGTGGGAGGGCATGACCGCCTGCACCGCCAGTCCCTTCGCAGCGGGTGGCGATCCGCTCGACGCGATCATGAAGGCGCCGGTGATCCGCTGCGACGTCGCGCCATGGAGCCTGCTTGGCGTATCGCTGGCGGGATGGAATTTCCTGTTCTCGACCGCGGGTGCGCTGGCCGTGTTCGGCCTCATCGCCCGCAGTGGAAAGGCGTGA
- a CDS encoding DUF1737 domain-containing protein — translation MYQTPEDRPVYRLLTGADDRAFCERVSEALAQGWRLYGSPSLSWDTAENCMKAAQAVVWHEADVVK, via the coding sequence ATGTACCAGACGCCTGAAGATCGCCCCGTGTATCGCCTGCTCACCGGTGCGGACGACCGCGCCTTCTGCGAGCGCGTGTCGGAGGCTCTGGCACAGGGCTGGCGGCTCTACGGTTCGCCGTCGCTGTCATGGGATACGGCGGAAAACTGCATGAAGGCGGCACAGGCCGTCGTCTGGCACGAGGCTGATGTCGTGAAGTGA
- the fabI gene encoding enoyl-ACP reductase FabI, producing the protein MTGLMHGKRGLIMGLANDKSLAWGIAKKLHEQGAELAFSYQGDALAKRVKPLAESLGSDFLIDCDVSDMAALDAAFDTLKARWDTIDFVVHAIGFSDKNELRGKYVDTSLDNFLMTMNISAYSLVAVTKRAEAMMPNGGSILTLTYYGAEKVVPHYNVMGVAKAALEASVKYLANDLGPQGIRVNAISAGPIKTLAASGIGDFRYILKWNELNSPLRRNTTIEDVGGSALYFLSDLASGVTGETHHVDSGYHLVGMKQEDAPDIALA; encoded by the coding sequence ATGACCGGTCTGATGCACGGCAAGAGGGGGCTCATCATGGGCCTCGCCAACGACAAGTCGCTGGCCTGGGGTATCGCGAAGAAGCTGCACGAACAGGGCGCCGAACTGGCGTTCTCCTACCAGGGCGACGCGCTTGCCAAGCGGGTGAAGCCGCTGGCGGAGAGCCTCGGCTCAGATTTCCTGATCGACTGCGACGTGTCCGACATGGCCGCGCTCGACGCCGCCTTCGATACGCTGAAGGCGCGCTGGGACACGATCGACTTCGTGGTCCACGCCATCGGGTTCTCGGACAAGAACGAACTGCGCGGCAAGTACGTCGACACCAGCCTCGACAACTTCCTGATGACGATGAACATCTCGGCCTACTCGCTGGTCGCCGTCACCAAGCGCGCCGAGGCGATGATGCCCAACGGCGGCTCGATCCTGACGCTGACCTACTACGGCGCCGAGAAGGTCGTGCCGCACTACAACGTCATGGGCGTCGCCAAGGCCGCTCTCGAGGCCTCGGTGAAGTACCTCGCCAACGACCTCGGACCGCAGGGCATCCGCGTCAACGCGATCTCGGCCGGGCCGATCAAGACGCTGGCGGCCAGCGGCATCGGCGATTTCCGCTACATCCTCAAGTGGAACGAGTTGAACTCACCGCTCCGCCGCAACACCACCATCGAGGACGTGGGCGGATCGGCGCTGTACTTCCTCTCCGACCTCGCCTCGGGCGTGACCGGCGAAACGCACCACGTAGATTCGGGCTACCACCTGGTCGGCATGAAGCAGGAAGATGCCCCGGACATCGCGCTGGCCTGA
- a CDS encoding GFA family protein: MSLEGGCQCGAVRYSVQGEPQHVALCHCSDCRKSAGAPVVAWAAFATPDFTLTAGMATAYNSSGAAFRHFCPTCGTGLYYVNEDVLPGLVDIQVATLDDPDALQPQAHIQVAERVGWMETTGSLPEFARYPG, translated from the coding sequence ATGAGCCTAGAGGGTGGATGCCAGTGCGGCGCGGTGCGCTACAGTGTCCAAGGTGAACCGCAGCATGTCGCGTTGTGTCATTGCAGTGATTGCCGCAAGTCGGCGGGGGCGCCGGTGGTGGCATGGGCGGCTTTCGCGACACCGGACTTCACGCTGACGGCAGGGATGGCCACGGCGTACAACTCCAGCGGCGCGGCGTTCCGGCACTTCTGCCCGACCTGCGGAACAGGTCTCTACTACGTCAACGAGGATGTGCTCCCCGGACTGGTCGATATCCAGGTCGCCACGCTCGACGATCCAGATGCGCTGCAACCGCAGGCGCATATCCAGGTGGCGGAACGGGTTGGCTGGATGGAAACGACCGGCAGCCTGCCGGAATTCGCGCGCTATCCGGGCTAA
- a CDS encoding S41 family peptidase: MKIAPFARAALLVSAVAVLPVATSGLAAVDTRTSHEFDKLFTIYQIVKDNYVDQVDDDKLLKGAIDGMLASLDPHSNYLDGQSLQRLETMIDGKYTGLGLSVVEDDGAVKIVSPFKGSPAEKAGLKAGDYITHLDGVLYYERDLDEAVSKMRGTAGTSIRLTIFRPGRDAPFDVTVTRGVIELEPVTWEYKDNVGVISVNEFSRDVGNDVNSAIADLKKQAAVKGGGKLAGIVLDLRSNPGGSLDEAVALSDLFLEKGDIVSQRGRNPNENQFYRAESVFRGDAAKGLPVVVLVDAGSASASEIVAGALQDQHRAVVMGERTFGKGSVQSFLPLDQNSAIKITTARYFTPSGHSVQEGGIVPDIKVPQLSDPDARARAERAVRESDLRGHLINEAALKDKDLETDKQDDPRFKVTAAELEKQGIKDFQLNYAISTLQRTAGKPALAAATKN; this comes from the coding sequence ATGAAGATCGCCCCGTTCGCGCGCGCCGCGCTTCTGGTTTCTGCCGTGGCGGTCCTGCCCGTCGCGACCTCCGGCCTCGCTGCGGTGGACACGCGCACCAGCCACGAATTCGACAAGCTCTTCACCATCTACCAGATCGTGAAGGACAACTATGTCGACCAGGTGGACGACGACAAGCTGCTCAAGGGCGCGATCGACGGGATGCTGGCGAGCCTCGACCCGCATTCGAATTACCTCGACGGCCAGTCGCTCCAGCGGCTGGAGACGATGATCGACGGCAAGTACACCGGCCTTGGCCTCTCGGTGGTGGAGGATGACGGCGCGGTGAAGATCGTCTCGCCGTTCAAGGGCAGCCCGGCGGAGAAGGCGGGGCTCAAGGCGGGCGACTACATCACCCACCTCGACGGCGTGCTCTATTACGAGCGCGATCTGGACGAGGCGGTGTCGAAGATGCGCGGGACGGCGGGTACCTCGATCCGCCTGACGATCTTCCGCCCGGGCCGCGATGCGCCGTTCGACGTCACCGTGACGCGCGGCGTGATTGAGCTTGAGCCCGTGACCTGGGAGTACAAGGACAACGTCGGCGTGATCTCGGTGAACGAGTTCTCGCGCGACGTCGGCAACGACGTGAACAGCGCGATCGCCGATCTCAAGAAGCAGGCGGCGGTGAAGGGTGGCGGCAAGCTGGCGGGCATCGTGCTTGACCTGCGTTCCAACCCCGGCGGCTCGCTGGACGAGGCGGTGGCGCTGTCGGACCTGTTCCTCGAGAAGGGCGACATCGTCTCGCAGCGCGGTCGCAACCCGAACGAGAACCAGTTCTACCGCGCCGAGTCGGTGTTCCGCGGCGATGCCGCCAAGGGCTTGCCGGTAGTCGTGCTGGTGGACGCCGGTTCGGCCTCCGCGTCGGAGATCGTTGCGGGCGCGCTGCAGGACCAGCACCGCGCGGTGGTGATGGGCGAGCGGACTTTCGGCAAGGGCTCGGTCCAGTCGTTCCTGCCGCTCGACCAGAACAGCGCGATCAAGATCACCACGGCGCGCTACTTCACGCCGTCGGGCCATTCGGTGCAGGAGGGCGGCATCGTTCCCGACATCAAGGTGCCGCAGCTTTCCGATCCCGATGCCCGCGCGCGGGCTGAGCGGGCAGTGCGCGAATCCGACCTGCGCGGCCATCTCATCAACGAGGCGGCGCTGAAGGACAAGGATCTGGAGACCGACAAGCAGGACGATCCGCGCTTCAAGGTGACCGCCGCAGAGCTTGAGAAGCAGGGCATCAAGGACTTCCAGCTGAATTACGCGATCTCCACCCTGCAGCGCACAGCCGGCAAGCCCGCGCTCGCCGCCGCGACCAAGAACTGA
- a CDS encoding ABCB family ABC transporter ATP-binding protein/permease, giving the protein MPPDTAVRDPNARHDGWRTLLRFLPYLWPRDNPALRWRIVWACVFIVLSTATQLVLPYLMKWAVDLMGSTGPKLVQLAMLMVLGYSAGRLAQTAFDNLRNIVFEKVGQDATRQLAENVFGQLHRLSLRFHLARRTGEVTKTIERGTKSIDTMLYFMLFNIAPTVLQLAVVAVIFYVNFGPGLVIATAVAIAAYIWVTRVITEWRTKLREQMNRLDGQALARAVDSLLNYETVKYFSAEKREEERYAQATRAYAVAAVKSENSLGLLNIVQGVVINLLMAGALAWTVYGWWRGNYTAGELVFVQTYLTQLFRPLDMLGMVYRTIRQGLIDMAEMFRLLDTAVEVPDAPGAPALVIRQPSIVFDDVVFGYEPDRTILHGLSFEVPAGQAFAIVGPSGAGKSTIARLLYRFYDPLSGRILIDGQDIRQVTQGSLRGAIGIVPQDSVLFNDTIGYNIGYGRDGATTEEIEAAARGAALMGLVDRLPQGFETEVGERGLKLSGGEKQRVAIARTLVKNPPILILDEATSALDTRTEQDILATLHRVAEHRTSLSIAHRLSTIADADRILVLNEGRLAESGSHAELLRRDGLYAEMWMRQAAEAEAMNEAAE; this is encoded by the coding sequence ATGCCTCCCGATACTGCCGTCAGAGACCCGAATGCCCGCCACGATGGCTGGCGCACGCTGCTTCGCTTCCTTCCCTACCTGTGGCCGCGCGACAATCCCGCGCTGCGCTGGCGGATCGTGTGGGCCTGCGTGTTCATCGTGCTCTCGACCGCGACCCAGCTGGTCCTGCCCTATCTGATGAAGTGGGCGGTCGACCTCATGGGTTCGACCGGTCCGAAGCTGGTGCAGCTGGCGATGCTGATGGTGCTTGGCTACTCCGCCGGGCGCCTCGCGCAGACCGCGTTCGACAACCTGCGCAACATTGTGTTCGAGAAAGTCGGGCAGGACGCGACGCGCCAGCTGGCGGAGAACGTGTTCGGCCAGTTGCACCGCCTGTCGCTGCGGTTCCACCTTGCGCGGCGCACCGGCGAAGTCACCAAGACGATCGAGCGCGGCACCAAGAGCATCGACACGATGCTCTACTTCATGCTGTTCAACATCGCGCCGACGGTGCTGCAGCTCGCCGTGGTGGCGGTGATCTTCTACGTCAATTTCGGGCCCGGCCTGGTGATCGCGACCGCAGTTGCCATCGCCGCCTACATCTGGGTCACGCGCGTCATCACCGAATGGCGCACCAAACTGCGTGAGCAGATGAACCGGCTCGACGGGCAGGCGCTCGCCCGCGCGGTGGATTCGCTGCTGAACTACGAGACGGTGAAGTACTTCTCTGCCGAAAAGCGGGAGGAGGAACGCTACGCGCAGGCGACGCGCGCCTATGCCGTCGCCGCCGTGAAGAGCGAGAATTCGCTCGGCCTCCTGAACATCGTGCAGGGCGTGGTCATCAACCTGCTGATGGCGGGCGCGCTGGCGTGGACGGTCTACGGCTGGTGGCGCGGGAACTACACGGCGGGCGAACTGGTCTTCGTGCAGACGTACCTGACGCAGCTGTTCCGCCCGCTCGATATGCTGGGCATGGTCTATCGCACGATCCGGCAGGGCCTGATCGACATGGCGGAGATGTTCCGCCTGCTCGACACCGCCGTCGAAGTGCCCGACGCCCCCGGCGCTCCGGCGCTCGTCATCCGCCAGCCTTCCATCGTCTTCGACGACGTGGTGTTCGGCTACGAGCCCGACCGCACGATCCTGCACGGCCTGTCGTTTGAGGTTCCGGCGGGACAGGCCTTCGCCATCGTCGGCCCCTCCGGCGCGGGCAAGTCCACCATCGCGCGGTTGCTCTATCGTTTCTACGATCCGCTTTCGGGGCGCATCCTGATCGACGGGCAGGACATCCGGCAGGTCACGCAGGGCTCGCTGCGCGGCGCCATTGGCATCGTCCCGCAGGATTCGGTGCTGTTCAACGATACCATCGGCTACAATATCGGCTATGGCCGCGACGGCGCCACGACCGAAGAGATCGAGGCGGCGGCGCGCGGCGCGGCGCTGATGGGACTGGTCGACCGGCTGCCGCAGGGCTTCGAAACCGAAGTGGGCGAGCGCGGGCTCAAGCTCTCCGGCGGCGAGAAGCAGCGCGTCGCCATCGCCCGCACGCTGGTCAAGAACCCGCCGATCCTGATCCTCGACGAAGCGACCAGCGCGCTCGACACCCGGACCGAGCAGGACATCCTCGCTACCCTGCATCGCGTGGCCGAACATCGCACTTCGCTGTCGATCGCGCACCGGCTGTCCACCATCGCCGATGCCGACCGCATTCTGGTTCTCAACGAAGGTCGGCTTGCCGAGAGCGGGAGCCACGCCGAATTGCTGCGCCGTGACGGCCTTTATGCCGAGATGTGGATGCGTCAGGCGGCCGAAGCGGAGGCGATGAACGAGGCGGCGGAGTGA
- a CDS encoding sulfite exporter TauE/SafE family protein: protein MGLTGSIDIFHAVAGLLVGTLVGLTGVGGGSLMTPLLVLLFGVSAKTAVGTDLLFAAITKIAGSAVHGSRETVEWKIVKRMALGSIPAALLTLLVLAWVGKVGKSTEHVILISLACLLALTSLAVIGRKWLFRHAHERHAARSPEREIGGTVLLGALIGFAVSISSVGAGAIGVTVLLVLYPKLPVARIVGSDIAHAVPLALIAGTGHWIMGDVNGTLLTNLLIGSIPGVVVGSYLSSHAPDKVLQPLLAAVLAVSSWQLFVKATTPEKVKVDVIAPAKAAER from the coding sequence ATGGGCCTGACCGGTTCGATCGATATCTTCCACGCCGTCGCGGGACTGCTCGTGGGCACGCTGGTGGGGCTGACGGGCGTGGGCGGCGGCTCGCTGATGACGCCGCTGCTGGTGCTGCTGTTCGGCGTCAGTGCCAAGACGGCGGTTGGCACCGACCTGTTGTTCGCCGCCATCACCAAGATCGCCGGGTCTGCCGTCCACGGATCGCGCGAGACGGTGGAATGGAAGATCGTCAAGCGCATGGCGCTGGGCAGCATTCCCGCCGCGCTGCTGACGCTGCTGGTGCTGGCCTGGGTCGGCAAGGTGGGCAAGTCCACCGAGCACGTCATCCTGATCTCGCTGGCCTGCCTGCTCGCGCTGACCTCGCTCGCCGTGATCGGCCGCAAGTGGCTGTTCCGCCACGCGCATGAGCGTCACGCCGCACGCTCGCCAGAGCGCGAGATCGGCGGCACCGTGCTGCTGGGGGCGCTGATCGGGTTTGCCGTGTCGATATCCTCGGTGGGCGCGGGCGCGATCGGCGTGACGGTGTTGCTGGTGCTCTACCCCAAGCTGCCGGTGGCGCGCATCGTCGGCTCGGACATCGCCCACGCCGTCCCGCTCGCGCTGATCGCCGGGACCGGGCACTGGATCATGGGCGACGTCAATGGGACACTGCTGACCAACTTGCTGATCGGCTCCATCCCGGGCGTGGTCGTGGGCAGCTACCTGTCCTCGCATGCGCCGGACAAGGTGCTGCAGCCGCTGCTGGCGGCGGTGCTGGCGGTGTCCTCGTGGCAGCTTTTCGTGAAGGCTACCACGCCTGAGAAGGTCAAGGTCGATGTAATCGCGCCTGCCAAGGCGGCGGAGCGGTGA
- a CDS encoding retroviral-like aspartic protease family protein, giving the protein MSGMSMALAMLIANPVILGATPTPPSSAVESGDTVQGATDTYARMTVDVAVHGIGPYRFLIDTGSQRTVVSTALAGTLGLTQGPQVRVVGIAGAGDVATAQVDSIAIGPRAFYDLTVPLLERANIGADGILGTDSLQHQRVVLDFVRDTIRIGDPAQTGGSGGYEIVVRAKQRSGRLILTDALVDGVRIDVVIDTGASGTVGNRALQEALSRKHRQALLKGSLSSVTGHELPVDLGLAGKLELGGAGLTNVVIAYADAPAFRELKLDKRPAVFLGMRELRAFKRVAIDFSSRKVLFDLVK; this is encoded by the coding sequence ATGTCTGGAATGAGCATGGCGCTGGCGATGCTGATCGCCAATCCGGTTATCCTCGGTGCGACGCCCACGCCGCCCTCCTCTGCCGTCGAATCCGGCGATACCGTACAAGGTGCGACTGATACCTACGCACGGATGACCGTCGACGTCGCAGTTCATGGCATAGGGCCATACCGCTTCCTCATCGACACCGGATCGCAGCGCACCGTGGTCTCGACGGCACTGGCCGGAACCCTGGGGCTCACTCAGGGTCCGCAAGTGCGCGTCGTCGGCATCGCCGGTGCTGGTGACGTCGCTACGGCGCAAGTCGACAGCATCGCCATCGGCCCGCGCGCCTTTTACGACCTGACCGTGCCGCTGCTGGAGCGCGCCAATATCGGCGCGGACGGCATCCTCGGCACTGACAGCCTGCAGCACCAGCGCGTCGTGCTCGATTTCGTGCGCGATACGATCCGGATCGGTGATCCGGCACAGACCGGCGGGAGCGGCGGATACGAGATCGTCGTGCGCGCCAAGCAGCGCTCGGGTCGGCTGATCCTCACCGATGCGCTGGTCGATGGCGTGCGCATCGACGTGGTGATAGACACCGGCGCGAGCGGCACGGTCGGCAACCGCGCGCTTCAGGAGGCGCTGTCGCGCAAGCATCGGCAAGCCTTGCTGAAAGGCTCTCTCTCGAGCGTGACCGGCCATGAGCTTCCGGTCGACCTCGGTCTTGCCGGGAAGCTGGAACTGGGCGGGGCCGGGCTCACCAACGTCGTGATCGCCTATGCCGATGCGCCTGCATTCCGCGAACTGAAGCTCGACAAGCGGCCCGCCGTGTTCCTGGGGATGCGCGAACTGCGCGCGTTCAAGCGCGTGGCGATCGACTTCTCGAGCCGGAAAGTTCTGTTCGATCTCGTCAAGTGA
- a CDS encoding glycosyltransferase, whose amino-acid sequence MSVFNGDRFLALAIESVLAQDFGDFEFLILDDGSTDGSTDIVRRYAQADSRIRPILRENRGLVASLNEMIEAARAPIIARMDADDICRPDRFGKQIGFLADNPDYGVVGSWSEDIGENGEKLVRSGADHPETHEDLIAAIEVGGQLICHPAAMYRREVVRSVGGYHAAFRHCEDLDLWLRLSSVTWLGNIPERLLRYRRYPGQVSSRHATEQQIGTAVAQAAWRERKAGRYDPTADLDRLPPIDELDALFGRPGISRQVREQVALGLLYSASAMRDEGFELLMTHLRDGGRRDGMWRTVARLVRFGEPARALRLAATLTTSSPA is encoded by the coding sequence ATGAGCGTCTTCAATGGCGACCGCTTTCTGGCGCTCGCCATCGAGAGCGTTCTCGCCCAGGATTTCGGCGACTTCGAGTTTCTCATCCTCGACGATGGCTCGACCGACGGTTCGACCGACATCGTCCGCCGCTATGCTCAGGCCGATTCACGTATCCGTCCGATCCTTCGTGAGAACCGCGGGCTCGTGGCGAGCCTCAATGAGATGATCGAGGCCGCTCGCGCGCCGATCATCGCCCGCATGGATGCCGATGACATCTGCCGTCCTGACCGCTTCGGAAAGCAGATCGGGTTCCTTGCAGACAATCCCGACTACGGCGTCGTCGGAAGCTGGAGCGAGGACATCGGTGAGAACGGCGAGAAGCTTGTCCGCTCAGGCGCCGATCACCCCGAGACGCACGAAGACCTTATCGCCGCCATCGAAGTGGGCGGGCAGCTCATCTGCCACCCCGCCGCCATGTATCGACGTGAGGTGGTCCGCTCGGTCGGTGGCTATCATGCAGCATTCCGTCACTGCGAGGATCTGGACTTGTGGCTCCGGCTGTCCAGCGTGACCTGGCTGGGTAATATTCCCGAGCGGCTGCTGCGCTATCGACGCTATCCGGGTCAGGTTTCATCCCGTCATGCGACCGAACAGCAGATCGGCACCGCTGTCGCTCAGGCTGCGTGGCGCGAACGCAAGGCCGGTAGATACGACCCCACCGCCGATCTCGACAGGCTCCCCCCGATCGATGAGCTGGATGCGCTGTTCGGCCGCCCCGGTATTTCCCGACAGGTGCGCGAGCAGGTTGCGCTGGGGCTGCTCTACTCGGCGAGCGCCATGCGTGATGAAGGATTCGAACTGCTCATGACGCACTTGCGCGATGGCGGACGCCGTGACGGCATGTGGCGCACGGTCGCTCGCCTGGTGCGCTTCGGCGAACCGGCGCGGGCGCTCAGGCTTGCCGCGACGCTCACGACGTCCAGCCCGGCCTGA
- a CDS encoding demethoxyubiquinone hydroxylase family protein, translated as MTTMNKRSERMLRVDQAGEYGANRIYAGQLAVMGTRAPHSTEVAGMAAQEAEHQAKFDAMIAERGVRPTLLQPVWSVAGYALGAATALMGPEAAMACTAAIETEIDRHYTEQLEELGDEDPELGAAILKFRDEEREHRDAALAAGAEKAPAYPVLFHAIRMGCRVAIKLSERI; from the coding sequence ATGACGACAATGAACAAGCGCAGCGAGCGCATGCTGCGGGTCGATCAGGCGGGCGAATACGGCGCGAATCGTATCTATGCGGGTCAGCTCGCAGTGATGGGCACGCGCGCGCCGCACTCCACAGAGGTGGCCGGCATGGCCGCGCAGGAGGCCGAGCATCAGGCGAAGTTCGACGCGATGATCGCCGAGCGCGGTGTGCGCCCGACCCTGCTCCAGCCGGTGTGGTCGGTCGCGGGCTATGCGCTGGGCGCGGCGACGGCGCTGATGGGGCCGGAGGCGGCGATGGCCTGCACCGCCGCCATCGAGACCGAGATCGACCGTCACTATACCGAACAGCTTGAGGAACTGGGCGACGAGGATCCCGAACTGGGTGCCGCGATCCTCAAGTTCCGGGACGAGGAGCGCGAGCACCGTGATGCCGCGCTGGCGGCGGGCGCGGAGAAGGCCCCGGCCTATCCGGTGCTGTTCCACGCCATCCGTATGGGCTGCCGTGTCGCCATCAAGCTGTCGGAACGGATCTGA
- a CDS encoding oligosaccharide flippase family protein, producing MSTETASPDSGRGTGSVKSAALWAAASQYTQFAMQFVTSVIVSRFFLKPEEIGLFSVALAAAMILSVVQDFGLTRYLGRHPTADEDTVRHCTVIAACFSFLLAALILAVAWPVARFYGEPRLFPILALIAGSYLLNPWSIVPVALLSRRLDFRGTFLVSAAGSVTNSACALTLAAMGYSAESLAWAMIAQAAARGIAAQILRPTPPSFHVNFGRAREIIGFGSGSAILYLSGGIGMRTPDLIIGRMQGMAAAGLFSRGVALATQLHYLVAGAVGSIYYPTFARLRDEGKDLGPYYERVVAAHGAIVWPAMALLAVLSEPVILLLYGPGWAGAAPLLAFVAIAECCFVALPLHMDLPILLGRMRQLLWFNLFDTALSVGTLAAGAAVGVEAAAASRLVYGLGWFCLYAIWLQRLVGFRWSATLRIYAASIFVAVVTIAPALFAVIVWRSPATLGFLDLVATGIASGLAWIGAIWLLRHPARDDLFGMAAHVLKPIRTRLNPHSA from the coding sequence ATGTCGACCGAGACAGCATCTCCGGACAGCGGACGCGGAACGGGCAGCGTCAAATCCGCAGCGCTCTGGGCTGCCGCGAGCCAGTACACGCAATTCGCGATGCAGTTCGTGACGTCTGTCATCGTCTCGCGCTTCTTCCTGAAGCCGGAAGAGATCGGCCTGTTCTCGGTGGCGCTGGCGGCTGCGATGATCCTGTCGGTCGTGCAGGACTTCGGACTTACCCGTTACCTCGGACGCCACCCCACCGCCGACGAGGACACCGTGCGCCATTGCACCGTGATCGCGGCGTGCTTCTCGTTCCTGCTTGCCGCGCTGATCCTCGCCGTCGCATGGCCGGTCGCGCGGTTCTACGGCGAGCCCCGGCTCTTCCCGATACTCGCGCTGATCGCGGGCTCCTATCTGCTCAATCCCTGGAGCATCGTCCCGGTGGCGCTGCTTTCGCGGCGGCTCGACTTTCGCGGGACTTTCCTTGTCAGCGCAGCAGGCTCGGTGACGAACAGCGCCTGCGCGCTCACGCTTGCAGCCATGGGCTACTCGGCCGAGTCGCTAGCCTGGGCGATGATCGCGCAAGCGGCCGCACGCGGAATCGCGGCGCAGATCCTGCGCCCCACCCCGCCGAGCTTCCATGTGAACTTCGGCCGGGCCCGCGAGATCATCGGCTTCGGCTCGGGCAGCGCGATCCTGTACCTGTCAGGCGGAATCGGCATGCGCACGCCGGACCTGATTATCGGGCGGATGCAGGGCATGGCCGCAGCCGGCCTGTTCAGCCGGGGCGTTGCCCTCGCCACCCAGTTGCACTACCTCGTCGCCGGCGCGGTGGGCTCGATCTACTATCCCACGTTCGCCCGTCTGCGCGACGAGGGCAAGGATCTCGGCCCCTATTACGAGCGTGTCGTCGCGGCGCACGGCGCCATCGTATGGCCGGCCATGGCGCTGCTCGCAGTGCTGAGCGAACCGGTGATCCTGCTGCTCTACGGTCCCGGCTGGGCGGGGGCAGCGCCCCTCCTCGCCTTCGTGGCGATAGCGGAATGCTGCTTCGTGGCGCTGCCGCTGCACATGGACCTGCCGATCCTCCTTGGGCGAATGCGCCAGTTGCTCTGGTTCAACCTGTTCGATACCGCCCTGTCCGTCGGCACGCTGGCGGCGGGGGCGGCAGTCGGCGTGGAAGCGGCGGCGGCATCGAGGCTGGTCTATGGCCTTGGATGGTTCTGCCTCTACGCCATCTGGCTGCAACGGCTGGTCGGGTTCCGCTGGAGTGCGACGCTGAGGATTTACGCGGCAAGCATTTTCGTGGCCGTGGTGACGATAGCCCCGGCGCTGTTCGCCGTCATCGTATGGCGTTCGCCTGCCACGCTCGGCTTCCTCGACCTGGTCGCTACCGGTATCGCATCCGGCCTTGCATGGATCGGAGCGATCTGGCTGCTGCGCCACCCCGCCCGGGACGATCTCTTCGGCATGGCGGCACATGTTCTCAAACCGATCCGCACCAGGCTGAATCCGCATTCGGCCTGA